Proteins encoded by one window of Vigna radiata var. radiata cultivar VC1973A chromosome 5, Vradiata_ver6, whole genome shotgun sequence:
- the LOC106760108 gene encoding pEARLI1-like lipid transfer protein 1, producing the protein MGWMKYVLAVFLSLSLLSLSMVKSQIVGTCPINTDELSPCGSLVEAALNSPLPPTPSSSCCSPLQGLNLDQADSCVTTAIASGVIVLPASLPPVLDFPLTIILTACNFFSSTANA; encoded by the coding sequence ATGGGTTGGATGAAATATGTTTTGGCAGTCTTCCTCTCTCTGAGTCTGCTATCACTCTCAATGGTGAAGTCTCAAATTGTGGGTACATGTCCTATAAATACAGATGAGTTGAGTCCATGTGGGAGTTTGGTTGAAGCTGCATTGAATTCACCTCTCCCCCCAACCCCCTCTTCTTCCTGCTGCTCTCCCCTTCAGGGCTTGAATCTTGACCAAGCTGATTCTTGCGTTACCACTGCCATAGCATCTGGCGTCATTGTCCTCCCCGCCTCCCTTCCCCCTGTTCTTGACTTTCCCCTAACCATAATTCTTACTGCCtgtaatttcttttcttccactGCCAACGCTTGA